Proteins co-encoded in one Leptospira stimsonii genomic window:
- a CDS encoding adenylate/guanylate cyclase domain-containing protein, whose product MLLVGIGQGEDIDTLSATRAAIVKSKLSLGDYFPSAGMVFAGHGFDHELMLQTINKEFPGILLVGCTTAGELTSDLGFSDDSVILLLFYSDEIQFSIGRGSDPEGNSEISAKLALGEAKNALEKEEKLCVLFTDSFTLSANSIVETLNKNLAPGCKVFGGVSARPFGTDLPINQFYRDKVLTDSSVILLFAGPVEYSYSLSNTWKPIGRRATATSVKGKNVLKIDDMRAIDYYHYYLGDYSFPAPEFPLAVYEKNSEHFYLRVPGGFNEEEGSVLFAGEIPEGAEVQLTEALRNYIVDDLKDTSLNSSKSKKKFQPTLAFAFSCIMRKHLLGTRVKEEIQILERNLPENIPIFGFYTFGEIAPLENEDRSLLHNCTMVTLLIGTSTEVETTRSFPSVKESGIAVSLLSDKELNEEIKKENRFLRMKFDRELEYRKNLENVKDFHGSILKTINQEVEAARIVIQRKNEELEKLYQQLSVEKKKSDDLLLNILPFEVAEELKERGVVEPVYYESASVLFTDFKNFTLIADKMKPSDLVRELDFYFSEFDKIIEKHGLEKLKTIGDAYMCASGLPKPSPSHAIDLVNAAWEIQEFMNRLKRTKGEAAWELRIGINSGPLMAGIVGRKKFAYDVWGDTVNLASRLESKGEPGKINVSQFTYELVRDHFLCEYRGKVPAKNKGEIDMYFVMDKIKK is encoded by the coding sequence ATGCTTTTAGTAGGAATCGGTCAGGGAGAAGATATCGATACGTTATCCGCCACTCGTGCGGCGATCGTAAAGAGTAAGCTGAGTCTGGGAGATTATTTCCCGAGCGCCGGAATGGTTTTCGCGGGGCATGGCTTCGATCACGAATTAATGCTTCAAACCATCAATAAAGAATTTCCCGGAATTTTGCTCGTTGGGTGCACTACCGCAGGTGAACTCACGAGCGATTTGGGTTTTAGCGACGATTCCGTCATTCTTCTTTTATTTTACTCGGATGAAATTCAGTTCTCGATCGGACGAGGATCCGATCCGGAAGGTAATTCCGAAATTAGCGCCAAATTGGCGTTAGGTGAAGCAAAGAACGCATTGGAGAAAGAGGAAAAACTCTGCGTCCTTTTTACGGACAGTTTTACACTTTCGGCAAATTCCATCGTTGAGACGTTGAATAAAAATTTGGCTCCGGGTTGTAAGGTTTTCGGAGGAGTTTCCGCTCGTCCGTTCGGAACGGATCTTCCAATCAATCAGTTTTATCGAGACAAGGTGCTTACCGATTCTTCCGTGATTCTTCTTTTTGCGGGGCCGGTCGAATACAGTTACAGCCTTTCCAACACGTGGAAACCGATCGGTCGACGAGCGACTGCGACGAGCGTAAAAGGAAAGAACGTATTAAAAATCGATGATATGCGAGCGATCGACTATTACCACTATTATCTTGGCGATTATTCTTTTCCGGCTCCCGAATTTCCTCTGGCGGTTTATGAAAAAAATTCGGAACATTTTTATCTCCGTGTTCCGGGCGGGTTTAACGAGGAAGAGGGGAGTGTTCTTTTTGCGGGAGAAATTCCCGAGGGTGCCGAAGTCCAATTAACGGAAGCTCTGCGTAATTATATCGTAGACGACCTCAAGGATACTTCCTTGAATTCGAGTAAGTCTAAGAAAAAATTTCAGCCAACACTTGCATTCGCTTTTTCTTGCATCATGCGAAAACATCTCCTTGGAACTCGTGTAAAAGAGGAAATTCAAATCCTTGAAAGAAATTTACCGGAGAATATCCCGATTTTCGGTTTTTATACGTTCGGTGAAATCGCTCCTTTGGAAAACGAAGATAGAAGCCTACTTCATAACTGTACGATGGTCACTCTTTTGATCGGAACCTCGACGGAAGTGGAAACGACTCGTAGTTTTCCTTCCGTAAAAGAAAGCGGGATTGCGGTCAGCCTTCTTTCCGATAAGGAACTAAACGAAGAGATCAAAAAAGAAAATCGTTTTTTGAGAATGAAGTTCGATCGAGAATTGGAATACAGGAAGAATCTGGAAAACGTAAAAGATTTTCACGGTTCGATCCTAAAGACGATCAACCAGGAAGTAGAAGCCGCGAGAATCGTAATCCAAAGAAAGAACGAAGAATTAGAAAAACTCTATCAACAGCTGAGCGTTGAAAAGAAAAAATCCGACGATTTACTTTTGAACATTCTCCCGTTTGAAGTTGCGGAAGAGTTGAAAGAAAGGGGCGTTGTTGAACCCGTGTATTACGAATCCGCTTCCGTTTTGTTCACCGATTTTAAGAATTTCACCCTGATCGCGGATAAGATGAAACCTTCGGATTTGGTTCGCGAATTGGATTTTTACTTTTCCGAATTCGACAAGATCATAGAAAAACACGGTCTTGAAAAATTAAAAACGATCGGAGACGCGTATATGTGCGCGAGCGGTTTGCCAAAGCCGTCCCCGTCCCACGCCATCGACTTGGTAAACGCCGCTTGGGAAATTCAAGAGTTTATGAATCGGCTAAAACGAACGAAAGGAGAAGCCGCCTGGGAACTTAGGATCGGAATCAATTCCGGTCCCTTGATGGCCGGAATCGTCGGAAGGAAAAAATTCGCGTATGACGTTTGGGGTGATACCGTCAATCTAGCTTCCAGACTTGAATCCAAAGGAGAACCCGGAAAGATCAACGTCTCTCAATTTACTTACGAACTCGTTCGTGATCATTTTCTCTGCGAGTATCGAGGTAAGGTCCCTGCAAAGAATAAGGGTGAGATCGATATGTATTTTGTGATGGATAAAATAAAAAAGTAA
- a CDS encoding ATP-binding protein: MSDRFSDEIPIFLVEDDEEDAILFREYLNDIPFPKYILTRYKDAHAALDALRSRGRLENEIYVIDQFLGAQTGLALLNDIQTIVGNVSAILVSGLSKEEIETAAKESGFAGFLEKKYLSASSLSKEFLRIQFGGSSKVSSAEKLSEEELRVLRMDTIAQFGGGIAHDFNNILNIIIANLDLLEMQSKEQPDVLNRIRSAQNAVMRAADVNKKLLNFSRKQSLHQELTNPNDLISDFLKNQSETIPKNVRVLFESEGREDRCLLDHSEFVICLTQLLQNAVEALETKEGEILVETIRVVSDPGNRISGLENGNYFLLKITDTGIGIREENVEKIFEPFYTTKPKGKSSGLGLPMVYGFVKRSKGRIFFQSELKVGTEFYLYLPIIELESDPTFKDQNSKIRSQEIIYFCKDGPFADWIVYSLKSLGFVTHKVIDFENFNSNFRNLERATCYLSETWQTRFSEWRDFAVKAKRTNSKIEINYFSGSEGSDEFENSFAIRWPISRKSLENHFDRM; the protein is encoded by the coding sequence ATGTCTGATCGGTTTTCGGATGAGATTCCCATCTTTCTCGTGGAAGACGACGAGGAGGATGCGATTCTTTTCCGAGAATATTTAAACGATATTCCATTTCCTAAATATATCCTAACAAGATACAAGGACGCACACGCGGCTTTAGACGCGTTGCGTTCGAGAGGGCGGTTGGAAAATGAAATATATGTAATCGATCAGTTTCTCGGAGCACAAACAGGGCTCGCGTTGTTAAACGACATCCAAACAATCGTAGGAAACGTTTCTGCGATTTTGGTTTCCGGTCTTTCCAAAGAGGAAATAGAAACGGCCGCAAAAGAATCGGGATTTGCCGGATTTTTGGAAAAAAAATATCTTTCCGCGAGTTCCCTCTCTAAGGAATTTTTAAGGATTCAATTCGGAGGTTCGAGCAAAGTTTCTTCCGCCGAAAAACTTTCTGAAGAAGAACTCCGCGTACTGAGAATGGATACGATCGCTCAGTTCGGAGGAGGAATCGCACACGACTTTAATAATATTCTAAACATCATCATCGCCAATCTGGATCTTTTGGAAATGCAGTCTAAAGAACAACCGGACGTATTGAATCGAATTCGTTCCGCTCAAAACGCGGTGATGAGAGCCGCCGATGTAAATAAGAAACTGCTAAACTTTTCCAGAAAACAATCTCTTCATCAAGAACTGACGAATCCGAACGATTTGATTTCGGATTTCCTAAAAAACCAGTCGGAGACGATTCCGAAAAACGTTCGAGTCCTCTTTGAGTCCGAGGGAAGGGAAGATCGTTGTCTTTTGGATCATTCCGAATTTGTGATTTGCCTTACTCAGCTTTTACAAAATGCGGTGGAAGCTCTGGAAACTAAGGAAGGCGAGATCTTGGTGGAGACGATCCGTGTTGTTTCCGATCCCGGAAATAGAATCTCCGGACTGGAAAATGGAAATTATTTTTTGCTAAAAATCACGGACACGGGGATCGGAATCCGTGAGGAAAACGTGGAAAAGATTTTTGAACCCTTTTATACGACTAAGCCGAAAGGAAAGAGTTCCGGTTTGGGGCTTCCCATGGTCTACGGTTTCGTAAAAAGAAGTAAGGGCCGAATTTTTTTCCAGTCGGAATTGAAAGTGGGGACCGAGTTCTATCTTTATCTTCCGATCATAGAATTGGAATCGGATCCTACATTCAAAGACCAAAATTCTAAAATTCGATCTCAGGAAATCATTTATTTTTGTAAGGACGGTCCGTTTGCGGATTGGATTGTGTATTCCCTCAAAAGCCTCGGTTTTGTTACGCACAAGGTGATCGATTTCGAAAATTTCAATTCTAATTTTCGTAATCTCGAAAGAGCAACGTGTTATCTTTCGGAGACCTGGCAAACACGTTTTTCGGAATGGAGGGACTTTGCCGTAAAAGCGAAGAGAACCAATTCTAAGATAGAAATTAATTATTTTTCAGGCTCGGAAGGTTCGGATGAATTTGAAAATTCTTTTGCTATCCGTTGGCCGATCTCCCGAAAATCTCTTGAGAATCATTTCGACAGAATGTAA
- a CDS encoding patatin-like phospholipase family protein, with translation MTRSSNHSFESQKKLLKAFRGFRTKASSHFPNGKDTKAEESIGKSLRSIHWTDETPSLGIVTEGSLCLVLTGKIEERLLNTEESSLILRDLFPGDYFLFQPDKVIYSGISEILYIQPDDLLRIESKFVHWKKWIVDLKRENHLFHVSKLRPSRKELLDFLSSVELLFHLDKTTLSDLESRMEWLVIPGGEILLKQGDIGDSMFILVSGRLSWIVHSKNGEVLAEGELGKGDIIGEMALLSGDKRSATVISLRTSQVVRISRDDFRKSFSNSPDALFQITGTIAHRLGEERHKRFQKANSVRTVSVFPLAVDRNSSDQFFRSLQNGLKSFGKTILVDAESFHKVRAKSSSKGAKVSQNYRISDLVHWFYELEKYYEKLIFKTELNQPGWRETCFRQSDRILILIDPDRSPSLDFVTAQTLLPGEIQKEIVFLIDSKFENWKRIESILQEFQGIAHCIVRRDVPADFGRLSRKLTGNSIGVALAGGGAKGFAHLGLLKCFEENDIPVDMISGTSAGSIMGGLFAMGLDSSEILPLIRDFWLDRNILGDFTFPFVSLVRGKRYSNAIHEFFKDRNIETLPIPFYAIACNLTKAERKVFDKGLLWKAVRSSTSIPGIFPPFSENGELFVDGGLLDNLPGSILKEKGAGILISVDLGGGGQIDKDLTYQNFLGPQYLGEAPSFLRIFFHHLSRQSLKSKYPGVAEIMMRSLMLSSKNTLNRTRDNSDLYIELPVGGYSTFDWDQFQKLYDIGYQTGKEKVHFWKNEIRKKLTIF, from the coding sequence GTGACTCGATCTAGTAATCATTCTTTTGAATCTCAAAAAAAACTTCTGAAAGCCTTTCGCGGTTTTCGCACAAAAGCTTCTTCACATTTTCCCAACGGGAAGGATACAAAAGCCGAGGAATCGATCGGAAAATCCCTTCGATCGATCCATTGGACGGACGAAACCCCATCGCTCGGAATCGTGACCGAAGGATCGTTGTGTCTGGTTCTCACCGGAAAAATCGAGGAAAGACTTCTCAACACCGAAGAAAGCAGTCTGATTCTTCGTGACTTATTTCCCGGAGATTATTTTTTGTTTCAACCGGACAAGGTGATCTACTCGGGTATATCGGAAATTCTTTATATTCAACCCGATGATCTGTTGAGAATCGAATCCAAGTTCGTTCACTGGAAAAAATGGATCGTCGATCTCAAACGCGAAAATCACCTCTTCCATGTTTCGAAACTTAGGCCTTCTCGAAAAGAGCTTTTGGATTTTCTTTCTTCTGTCGAATTATTGTTTCACCTCGATAAGACGACATTGTCCGATTTGGAATCCCGAATGGAATGGCTCGTGATACCGGGCGGTGAAATCCTTCTCAAACAAGGCGATATCGGCGATTCCATGTTTATCCTCGTTTCCGGAAGACTTTCTTGGATCGTTCACTCCAAAAACGGCGAGGTGCTCGCGGAAGGAGAATTGGGAAAGGGAGATATCATCGGCGAGATGGCTCTTTTGAGTGGAGACAAACGCTCCGCGACCGTGATCTCATTGAGAACGAGCCAAGTAGTAAGAATCTCAAGAGATGACTTTCGTAAAAGTTTTTCAAATTCTCCGGACGCCCTGTTTCAAATTACGGGAACGATCGCTCATCGCCTCGGTGAGGAACGCCACAAAAGATTTCAAAAGGCGAATTCAGTTCGGACTGTTTCCGTTTTTCCACTCGCAGTGGACAGAAATTCTTCCGATCAATTCTTTCGATCTCTCCAGAACGGATTAAAATCATTCGGAAAAACGATTCTTGTAGATGCGGAATCCTTCCACAAAGTCAGAGCAAAGTCTTCCTCAAAAGGCGCAAAGGTTTCGCAGAACTATCGGATCTCGGATTTGGTTCATTGGTTTTACGAGTTGGAAAAATATTATGAAAAACTAATATTTAAAACGGAGCTGAATCAACCCGGCTGGAGAGAAACCTGTTTTCGTCAGTCGGATCGGATTCTTATCCTAATCGATCCCGATCGGAGTCCGAGTCTGGACTTTGTCACCGCACAGACTTTGTTGCCGGGAGAAATCCAAAAAGAAATCGTCTTCTTGATCGATTCCAAATTCGAAAACTGGAAAAGAATCGAATCGATTCTTCAGGAATTTCAAGGGATCGCACATTGTATCGTTCGCCGTGACGTTCCTGCCGACTTCGGAAGACTTTCTAGAAAACTTACCGGCAATAGTATCGGAGTCGCTCTTGCCGGAGGTGGTGCAAAAGGTTTCGCTCATCTCGGTCTTCTCAAGTGTTTTGAAGAGAACGATATTCCGGTGGATATGATTTCAGGCACGAGCGCCGGTTCGATCATGGGCGGGTTGTTTGCGATGGGCCTTGACTCTTCGGAAATTCTTCCTCTCATTCGAGACTTTTGGTTGGATCGAAATATTCTCGGAGATTTCACTTTTCCATTTGTTTCTCTCGTTCGCGGAAAACGTTATTCCAACGCGATTCACGAATTTTTTAAGGATCGAAATATCGAGACACTTCCGATTCCTTTTTATGCGATCGCTTGTAATCTAACGAAAGCGGAGAGGAAAGTTTTTGACAAAGGACTGCTCTGGAAAGCGGTTCGATCGAGCACATCCATTCCCGGTATCTTCCCTCCCTTTTCCGAAAACGGAGAACTTTTTGTCGACGGAGGTTTGCTCGACAATCTTCCCGGTTCCATCTTAAAGGAGAAGGGCGCCGGAATTCTTATCTCGGTCGATCTCGGCGGCGGAGGTCAGATTGATAAGGATTTGACGTATCAAAATTTTCTCGGACCCCAGTATTTGGGAGAAGCACCTTCCTTTTTGAGAATTTTCTTTCATCATCTTTCCAGACAGAGTTTAAAGAGCAAATATCCCGGAGTAGCCGAGATCATGATGCGTTCCCTGATGCTTTCGAGTAAAAATACGTTAAATCGAACAAGGGACAATTCGGATCTCTACATCGAACTTCCTGTGGGAGGCTATTCAACCTTCGATTGGGACCAATTTCAGAAATTATACGATATCGGTTATCAAACCGGAAAAGAGAAGGTTCACTTCTGGAAAAACGAAATTAGGAAAAAACTAACTATATTCTAA
- a CDS encoding response regulator, with protein MKLETKKHSSIHILVAEDDPDDRLLMTEGFRENNLINPLHFVKDGEELIDFLKNQGEYSDILKYPRPGFILLDLNMPKMDGREVLKTIKSMPEFKKIPVIVLTTSREEEDMLQTYDLGANSFIRKPVEFSAFMETIRALGEYWLEIVELPDV; from the coding sequence ATGAAATTGGAGACAAAAAAACATAGTTCCATTCACATTCTCGTCGCAGAGGACGATCCAGATGATCGTCTTTTGATGACCGAAGGCTTTCGCGAAAACAATTTGATCAATCCCCTTCATTTCGTAAAGGACGGAGAAGAGCTAATCGATTTTCTAAAGAATCAAGGAGAATATTCTGATATTCTAAAGTATCCCCGTCCCGGATTCATTCTGCTGGATCTCAATATGCCGAAGATGGACGGAAGAGAAGTTTTAAAGACGATTAAATCGATGCCCGAATTCAAAAAAATTCCCGTCATTGTTCTTACCACTTCCAGAGAAGAGGAAGATATGTTGCAGACCTACGATTTGGGAGCCAATTCGTTCATCCGAAAGCCGGTGGAATTTAGCGCCTTTATGGAAACGATCCGAGCGCTCGGAGAATATTGGTTGGAAATCGTGGAGCTTCCGGATGTCTGA
- a CDS encoding EAL domain-containing protein, with protein MNFLKSERESAANLSGKIRCSFKGECIELDPSIEEELIAFPDLKEKLCKIVISISQFSHQNKNNATTFELFMEIVSESEQTYHLYALVFHKKEEITFELTKIPAVPNSKVKLITIKERINAHKAEFKTFLGKSRSAFFLIEVQFVSVKGNPEPEMESFEQVFMDLSTEIFTLTNGNTKIIRYSQNKVLVIIPVENERFNLSALSKQIISIMDYPLSHNETELFFKISIGAYLMKDQKESFKKIRSKLTESLKKAAKYPFSHYILGEQEEEIERQKAIQLYSSLKNSIFNEELILKYQPILNSKSKKIEFVETLTRWVHAVNGNISPEIFIPIAESSGLILTIGEWVMKNAISEIAILKKISGIDPDCKLTINVSPIQINQKDITEQLLKLVRRHETTPEKILVEITETSIDTDDNYAIDRLKEQAQTLHLEGFQIAIDDFGKGHSNFSRLEQIPSDIVKIDKNLVFGALHDPAKTKILTSIVGIIHTMGKKVILEGIENQDYEKIAIDTGADYLQGYHYYYPMNIGGLSKVFENELNENPQLQSSKY; from the coding sequence ATGAATTTTTTAAAAAGCGAAAGAGAATCAGCGGCCAACTTATCCGGAAAAATACGATGCAGTTTCAAAGGAGAGTGTATCGAATTGGATCCGAGTATCGAAGAGGAGTTAATAGCCTTTCCCGATCTAAAAGAAAAACTTTGTAAGATCGTTATATCGATTTCTCAGTTTTCACATCAAAACAAGAACAACGCAACGACCTTCGAACTCTTTATGGAAATCGTTAGCGAAAGCGAACAGACATATCATTTGTATGCGCTCGTATTCCATAAAAAAGAAGAAATCACTTTCGAGCTTACAAAGATACCTGCAGTACCAAACTCTAAAGTGAAATTAATCACAATCAAAGAAAGAATCAACGCGCATAAAGCGGAATTCAAAACGTTCTTAGGCAAATCCCGTTCCGCATTCTTCTTAATCGAAGTTCAATTCGTTTCCGTAAAAGGAAATCCCGAACCGGAGATGGAATCTTTCGAACAGGTGTTTATGGATCTATCAACGGAAATTTTTACGCTCACAAACGGAAATACAAAGATCATACGATATTCTCAAAATAAAGTTTTGGTAATCATTCCCGTCGAAAACGAAAGATTCAATCTTTCCGCTCTTTCGAAACAGATCATATCGATTATGGATTATCCGCTTTCTCATAATGAAACGGAATTGTTTTTTAAGATTTCGATAGGCGCGTATCTCATGAAGGATCAAAAAGAATCCTTTAAAAAAATAAGATCAAAGCTCACGGAATCTCTTAAAAAAGCCGCCAAATATCCGTTCAGTCATTATATTCTCGGAGAACAAGAAGAAGAGATCGAAAGACAAAAGGCGATTCAACTCTATTCCTCTCTCAAGAACTCGATCTTTAACGAAGAATTGATACTCAAGTATCAGCCTATTCTGAATTCTAAATCTAAAAAAATTGAATTCGTAGAAACACTTACAAGATGGGTTCACGCCGTAAACGGAAATATAAGTCCCGAGATCTTCATACCAATCGCGGAATCTTCAGGACTCATTCTTACGATCGGTGAATGGGTGATGAAGAATGCGATCAGCGAAATCGCCATTCTCAAAAAAATCTCAGGCATCGATCCCGATTGTAAACTGACGATCAACGTTTCTCCGATCCAGATCAATCAGAAAGACATCACCGAACAACTTTTGAAATTGGTAAGAAGACATGAGACGACTCCGGAGAAAATTCTCGTGGAAATCACGGAGACATCGATCGATACCGATGATAATTACGCGATCGATCGATTGAAGGAACAGGCTCAGACTCTCCACCTCGAAGGATTTCAGATTGCCATCGACGATTTCGGTAAAGGTCATTCCAACTTTTCAAGACTCGAGCAAATTCCATCCGATATCGTTAAGATCGATAAGAATTTAGTCTTCGGAGCGTTACACGACCCTGCAAAGACAAAGATTTTAACTTCGATCGTAGGAATCATTCATACGATGGGAAAAAAAGTGATCTTAGAAGGAATTGAAAATCAAGACTATGAAAAAATCGCAATCGATACCGGCGCGGATTATCTGCAAGGTTATCACTACTATTATCCGATGAACATCGGAGGTCTGTCTAAGGTTTTCGAAAACGAACTGAACGAAAACCCACAATTACAAAGTTCGAAATATTAA
- a CDS encoding PAS domain S-box protein, translated as MPPPRFKTLEEFSTEIPSFHESICILEERSNGRILFSRECFRFWELQLFDTAPTGFSSFLIHLHDKIRNYAEFTENVLKKNIQESKYFETLIYKDWILRLFWEDVLKEGTYRIRLYTFEVLAREGELEESEKHKGVESIFYKLPQPAILFDPSTLKILSANDAAIYLYGYSRNEFGSLGLLDIRPEEDRADLDVVLKGFASENGIQSRGIWRHWRKDKKILYMKISANRIVYGDSFAVLAVLSNVSDVVETNYALKQNRDEKQSIIESMSDRYFSLSKDWRFISANKHSLITLGKTKEELIGKNIWDLYPEAAAQFFREKYELAAFSRKPVLFEFKNEHTGNIIEFRVFPFEEGLSVFFQDITEVRRRETEQNILKEISMRIPKASTVKESFEILFEVICRETSWKFAQTWKYQNGELILEENASWHSVDSTFLRYRILSFDTKFKPGDGLIGKVFSTDKTYFSGDIQKETDFKRTRQAIQSGVRSWIAVPLKTGHESYVLEFCTHIEIDSGESYIQMFELISDQIEVLFRNKEAEEEKDQFFKLSGDMFQISAPDGKVIERNQAWEEILGYSTEELSKFDISEIIYPDDREKMIKIRDEFRKNQQNISEILRYVAKDGQVKSILWKVTFSKEHRLVYTTGKDITDMQKTQLQLEALAKELKRSNADLEDFAFIASHDLQEPLRKIMAFGDRLLKKNAKLDPESLDYLQRMASSANRLSKLIEGLLSYSRIKTRAKPFRNSDLTKVLKETIGDLEIYIKEKNAKVVDCKVGFARCDPAQIGMVFQNLIKNGLKFNKSKIPEVIIQCVPHPKERKWIQITFFDNGIGFDKKHEEKIFTLFQRLHAREDFEGNGIGLAVCKKIIELHGGRIYAQSKLGEGSTFYVDLPGVLNTE; from the coding sequence ATGCCACCACCCAGATTCAAAACCTTGGAAGAATTCTCGACCGAGATTCCATCCTTTCATGAAAGTATTTGTATTCTCGAAGAACGTTCGAATGGTAGAATTTTATTCTCCCGCGAGTGTTTCCGATTTTGGGAACTTCAACTCTTTGATACGGCTCCGACCGGTTTTTCTTCCTTCCTAATCCACTTGCACGATAAGATCCGAAATTATGCGGAGTTCACCGAAAACGTTCTCAAAAAAAACATTCAAGAATCTAAATATTTTGAAACTCTAATATATAAAGACTGGATTCTTCGTCTTTTTTGGGAGGACGTCCTGAAAGAAGGAACGTATCGGATTCGCCTCTATACCTTCGAAGTGTTGGCGAGAGAAGGAGAATTGGAAGAATCCGAAAAGCACAAAGGTGTCGAAAGTATATTTTATAAACTTCCTCAGCCTGCTATTCTTTTCGATCCTTCCACACTCAAGATTCTTTCCGCAAACGACGCGGCGATCTATCTCTACGGGTACTCGAGAAACGAATTCGGGTCCTTGGGTCTACTCGACATTCGTCCGGAAGAGGACCGTGCGGACTTGGACGTCGTTTTAAAAGGTTTCGCGAGCGAGAACGGAATTCAATCCAGGGGGATTTGGAGACACTGGAGAAAGGACAAAAAAATTCTTTATATGAAGATCTCCGCAAACCGGATCGTCTACGGAGATTCCTTCGCCGTTTTAGCGGTTCTTTCCAACGTATCCGATGTTGTGGAAACGAATTACGCTCTAAAACAAAACAGGGATGAAAAACAATCGATCATCGAAAGTATGTCCGATCGATATTTCTCCCTTTCCAAAGATTGGAGATTTATTTCAGCTAACAAACACTCTTTGATCACGTTAGGAAAGACGAAAGAGGAATTGATCGGTAAAAACATATGGGATCTTTATCCGGAGGCGGCCGCCCAATTCTTTCGTGAAAAATACGAACTTGCGGCGTTCTCACGCAAACCCGTTCTTTTCGAATTCAAAAACGAACATACAGGAAACATAATAGAATTCAGAGTTTTTCCTTTTGAAGAAGGTCTCTCCGTCTTTTTTCAGGACATCACCGAGGTCCGCAGAAGGGAAACGGAACAAAACATTCTCAAAGAGATTTCTATGAGAATTCCGAAGGCATCGACGGTAAAGGAATCGTTTGAAATTCTATTCGAGGTTATATGCAGAGAAACTTCCTGGAAATTCGCACAAACGTGGAAATACCAAAACGGAGAATTGATCCTGGAGGAGAACGCTTCCTGGCATTCCGTCGATTCTACTTTTTTGAGATATCGGATTCTTTCCTTTGATACGAAGTTCAAACCCGGAGACGGTCTGATCGGAAAGGTATTTTCGACGGATAAAACGTATTTCTCGGGAGACATTCAAAAGGAAACCGACTTCAAAAGGACCAGGCAGGCGATTCAATCCGGAGTCCGTTCCTGGATCGCAGTGCCTCTAAAGACCGGGCACGAAAGCTACGTATTGGAATTCTGCACTCACATAGAAATCGATTCAGGAGAATCTTATATTCAAATGTTTGAATTGATTTCCGATCAGATCGAAGTGTTATTCCGGAATAAGGAAGCCGAGGAGGAGAAGGATCAATTTTTTAAACTTTCAGGAGATATGTTTCAAATTTCCGCGCCTGACGGAAAGGTCATCGAGCGAAATCAGGCGTGGGAGGAAATTTTAGGATATTCGACTGAAGAATTGTCTAAGTTCGATATATCGGAAATCATTTATCCGGATGATCGGGAGAAGATGATCAAAATCAGAGACGAGTTCAGAAAAAATCAACAGAATATTTCCGAAATTCTTCGCTATGTCGCCAAGGACGGACAGGTGAAGAGTATTCTTTGGAAGGTCACCTTTTCGAAGGAACATCGTCTGGTCTATACGACCGGTAAAGACATCACGGATATGCAAAAAACGCAGTTACAACTGGAGGCTCTTGCGAAGGAATTAAAACGTTCGAACGCGGACCTGGAAGATTTTGCGTTCATCGCTTCTCATGATCTTCAAGAACCTCTTCGGAAAATCATGGCTTTTGGCGATCGCCTTTTAAAGAAGAATGCGAAGCTGGATCCGGAATCGTTGGACTATTTACAGAGAATGGCTTCTTCCGCAAATAGGCTTTCCAAATTGATAGAAGGACTTCTTTCGTATTCCAGAATCAAAACAAGAGCGAAGCCGTTTCGAAATTCCGATTTGACCAAGGTCTTAAAAGAAACGATCGGAGATCTTGAAATTTATATCAAAGAAAAAAACGCGAAGGTCGTCGACTGTAAGGTAGGATTTGCTCGTTGTGACCCCGCACAGATCGGGATGGTTTTTCAGAATTTGATCAAGAACGGTTTGAAGTTTAATAAGAGTAAAATTCCGGAGGTGATCATTCAATGTGTTCCCCACCCGAAGGAGCGGAAATGGATTCAGATTACTTTTTTCGATAACGGAATCGGCTTTGACAAAAAACACGAAGAGAAGATATTTACGCTCTTTCAAAGACTTCACGCACGGGAAGACTTTGAAGGCAACGGGATCGGACTCGCTGTTTGTAAAAAGATCATCGAACTTCACGGAGGAAGAATTTACGCTCAGAGCAAACTAGGTGAAGGATCCACTTTTTACGTGGATCTTCCGGGCGTTCTGAATACGGAATAG